The following are encoded together in the Myxocyprinus asiaticus isolate MX2 ecotype Aquarium Trade chromosome 7, UBuf_Myxa_2, whole genome shotgun sequence genome:
- the LOC127444026 gene encoding uncharacterized protein LOC127444026, whose product MPNVRMEDSEAFQIQFTSIMATVLQTAVREATQLFEGTLLHLKEELVQLRQENVHLKTCDSSSQVKTRCTKVWSQRNDSVVAKNRDVGVQCEKAIFVDRGCNPLQCIGQRLHVGDITSDKLADLCTTEDGSRQLALLLIKQEPLVTEHDHYTPGYFLLKQEGAEPILVRREPNKDTMERVMIPPAFQTITRHYSNSREKSPPLVTRSSYSHRVDSCGHQSDWTKHPARGTAERTSENGAGSSSQNQTERESAFSSTETSTISVQHANSNQTLALSNNLSVPMIELSGIQGCISIPRVHGRPNQNPETINQISQEVIPLVQSAMPSDHVPDTEASNTFPPVQDRILSTNLACSQAQVFASSPKIMPVYSESSSPSFQFPLVQQHNQAQAAQPSYLPTHVPFTSLHLPVTTIQGSVSTLPASSSGTPAPPQHMQSQYPAQSDQFSSSSDQFFPPPDNTPGLLESLDTLHLHSPIVMMPQDAPEHFSMPHVQPSRQLAPLLTQKEQRAEISTHSSVALGRVPIIPLETAVSPVNNFEVCIGETKSVAKDDDEDLSEDSEDNSPTLQSRLRKQRRVFSKSRHINLADDVCTFNFNDERIDRAQKDFISEAIHCGTSVSTNNASQTLTKASSKTLQRSTECSECGRVLSNASALENHMRLHTGERPYTCSQCGKAFPSVRGLNRHVKVHAEEKRHQCEECGKSFVYHFTLTKHKLIHTGERPFPCKVCGKRFLAKADRSTHMRMHTGEKPFSCTQCGKKFKHRVALNMHLQGHRGEKRYVCPHCEKGFVDLGNFKRHKLIHTGERPFECKECGKRFTQSAHLKKHVNTQHMIH is encoded by the exons ATGCCGAATGTGAGGATGGAAGATTCCGAGGCGTTTCAAATCCAATTCACATCCATAATGGCAACAGTCTTACAGACCGCTGTCAGGGAAGCAACACAACTTTTTGAAGGCACTTTGCTGCACTTGAAAGAGGAGTTGGTGCAACTGAGACAGGAGAATGTCCATCTGAAGACATGTGATTCATCCAGTCAAGTCAAAACAAGATGCACAAAGGTTTGGAGTCAGAGGAATGACAGTGTTGTTGCTAAAAATCGTGATGTTGGCGTGCAGTGTG AAAAGGCTATTTTCGTTGACCGGGGCTGCAACCCTCTTCAGTGTATAGGACAACGTCTTCATGTGGGGGACATTACAAGTGATAAACTGGCAGATCTGTGCACCACTGAGGATGGGAGCAGACAGCTTGCATTGCTTCTCATCAAACAAGAG CCTCTAGTGACTGAACATGACCACTACACACCAGGATACTTTCTATTGAAGCAAGAAGGTGCTGAGCCAATACTGGTGCGCAGAGAGCCAAATAAGGACACCATGGAAAGAG TTATGATCCCACCAGCATTTCAAACAATAACCAGGCACTATAGCAACTCTAGGGAAAAGTCACCACCATTAGTTACTCGGTCCTCTTATAGTCACAGAGTGGATTCCTGTGGTCACCAGTCCGACTGGACTAAACACCCAGCCAGAGGTACAGCTGAAAGAACATCAGAAAATGGAGCCGGCTCGTCTTCCCAAAACCAAACAGAACGAGAAAGTGCATTTTCTTCAACCGAGACATCAACTATTTCAGTACAACATGCCAATTCAAACCAGACTCTTGCTCTCTCAAATAACTTATCTGTGCCAATGATTGAGCTGTCTGGCATTCAGGGTTGTATATCGATACCTAGGGTTCATGGTAGACCAAACCAGAATCCTGAAACAATAAACCAGATATCCCAGGAGGTGATTCCACTAGTACAGTCTGCCATGCCATCAGACCATGTTCCAGATACAGAAGCATCAAATACATTTCCACCAGTCCAGGATCGGATTCTCTCGACTAATCTTGCTTGCTCTCAAGCCCAGGTTTTTGCTTCATCGCCAAAGATAATGCCAGTTTATTCTGAGAGTTCAAGTCCATCATTCCAGTTCCCTTTGGTGCAACAACACAATCAAGCTCAGGCAGCTCAGCCTTCTTATCTGCCAACCCATGTTCCATTTACTTCTCTCCACCTTCCAGTTACAACAATTCAGGGATCTGTCTCCACACTTCCGGCTTCATCAAGTGGTACCCCAGCCCCACCTCAACATATGCAATCTCAATATCCAGCACAATCTGATCAGTTCTCATCTTCTTCAGACCAGTTTTTTCCTCCACCTGATAACACCCCAGGTTTGCTTGAATCTCTGGATACTCTGCATTTGCACTCGCCCATTGTGATGATGCCCCAAGATGCCCCAGAGCATTTTTCTATGCCCCATGTACAGCCATCCAGGCAACTTGCACCTCTGCTAACACAGAAGGAGCAGCGAGCTGAAATTTCCACCCATTCAAGTGTTGCTTTAGGGAGAGTACCTATTATACCTTTAGAGACCGCGGTTTCTCCAGTCAATAACTTTGAAGTCTGTATTGGAGAGACCAAATCAGTTGCcaaagatgatgatgaagacctctcagaggatagtgaggacaaTAGTCCCACACTCCAGTCTAGACTGCGGAAACAGAGAAGGGTTTTTTCCAAATCCAGACATATAAATTTAGCAGATGATGTCTGCACATTCAATTTCAATGATGAAAGGATAGACAGGGCACAGAAAGACTTCATTAGTGAAGCAATACATTGTGGCACAAGTGTTTCCACAAATAACGCAAGTCAAACATTAACGAAAGCTTCAAGTAAAACACTGCAGAGGAGTACTGAGTGCTCTGAGTGTGGAAGGGTGCTCAGCAATGCATCTGCCTTGGAGAACCACATGAGACTTCATACAGGTGAGAGGCCTTatacctgctctcagtgtggaaaggcCTTCCCTAGTGTACGAGGTCTTAACCGGCATGTAAAGGTCCATGCAGAGGAGAAGCGGCATCAGTGTGAGGAATGTGGAAAAAGTTTTGTTTACCACTTTACCCTTACCAAACATAAGCTCATCCACACTGGAGAAAGGCCCTTTCCTTGTAAAGTTTGCGGCAAGAGGTTTTTGGCCAAGGCAGACCGCTCTACGCATATGCGAatgcacactggagagaagccattctCTTGCACTCAATGTGGGAAGAAGTTTAAACACAGAGTTGCTCTAAATATGCACTTGCAAGGGCATAGAGGGGAGAAACGCTATGTCTGCCCCCATTGTGAAAAGGGATTTGTGGATCTAGGTaattttaaaagacacaaacTTATCCACACAGGGGAGAGGCCTTTTGAGTGCAAGGAATGTGGTAAACGGTTTACTCAGTCAGCCCATCTCAAGAAACATGTCAACACACAACATATGATTCATTAA